The proteins below come from a single Nocardiopsis gilva YIM 90087 genomic window:
- a CDS encoding NADH-quinone oxidoreductase subunit J: MTPTTVTPAPPVDAHALAAPISAGEGMVFWVLGSVVVLGALGVVFSRKAVHSAVMMAVVMLGLAVFYGINQAPFLMVVQVVVYTGAVLMLFLFVLMLVGVSSADSLVETIRGQRLLAALVALGFLGALSLGLTRVVVGDPVGMDAGVAAAGGSVPWIAGEVVYRYVVAFEATGALLITSVLGALVLAHVTRLKKRRTQRDFSRERVRGDHLTPLPGPGTYARHNAIDMPALLPDGSISQLSLNPVLAARDPELQSGVPREVRLGTEPEPGGASASAWSKEGHELGEPTDGNGEDAEPERDGDGTTTGRR, encoded by the coding sequence GTGACACCGACGACCGTGACTCCCGCGCCCCCCGTTGACGCGCACGCGCTGGCCGCCCCCATCTCGGCGGGCGAGGGCATGGTCTTCTGGGTGCTGGGCTCCGTTGTGGTGCTCGGCGCGCTCGGCGTGGTGTTCAGCCGCAAGGCCGTGCACTCCGCGGTGATGATGGCCGTCGTCATGCTGGGGCTGGCCGTCTTCTACGGCATCAACCAGGCCCCGTTTCTGATGGTGGTGCAGGTCGTCGTCTACACCGGCGCCGTGCTGATGCTGTTCCTGTTCGTGCTGATGCTCGTCGGCGTCAGCTCGGCCGACTCCCTCGTCGAGACGATCCGCGGGCAGCGGCTGCTGGCCGCGCTGGTCGCCCTCGGCTTCCTGGGCGCACTGTCCCTGGGGCTCACCCGCGTCGTCGTCGGCGACCCGGTCGGCATGGACGCGGGGGTGGCCGCGGCCGGCGGCAGCGTCCCGTGGATCGCTGGAGAGGTCGTCTACCGCTACGTCGTCGCGTTCGAAGCGACCGGCGCGCTGCTCATCACCTCAGTGCTCGGCGCCCTGGTGCTGGCGCACGTCACCCGGCTGAAGAAGCGCCGCACGCAGCGGGACTTCTCCCGGGAGCGGGTCCGTGGCGATCACCTCACGCCGCTGCCCGGCCCCGGCACCTACGCCCGCCACAACGCGATCGACATGCCGGCGCTGCTGCCCGACGGGTCGATCTCCCAGCTCTCGCTCAACCCGGTGCTCGCCGCCCGCGACCCCGAGCTGCAGTCGGGGGTGCCGCGGGAGGTGCGGCTGGGGACCGAGCCGGAGCCGGGCGGGGCGTCGGCCTCGGCGTGGTCCAAGGAGGGCCACGAGCTCGGCGAGCCCACCGACGGGAACGGGGAGGACGCCGAACCGGAGCGAGACGGCGACGGCACAACGACGGGCAGGAGGTGA
- the nuoK gene encoding NADH-quinone oxidoreductase subunit NuoK, with protein sequence MDPMNYIALAAIVFTIGAVGVLVRRNAIIVFMCVELMLNACNLALVAFARLHGDIGGQVIAFFVMVVAAAEVVVGLAIIMQIFRTRRSASVDDANLLKN encoded by the coding sequence GTGGACCCGATGAACTACATCGCCCTCGCGGCGATCGTCTTCACGATCGGCGCTGTCGGGGTACTGGTGCGGCGCAACGCGATCATCGTCTTCATGTGCGTCGAGCTCATGCTCAACGCCTGCAACCTGGCGCTGGTCGCGTTCGCGCGGCTGCACGGCGACATCGGTGGCCAGGTCATCGCGTTCTTCGTGATGGTCGTGGCCGCGGCCGAGGTCGTCGTTGGGCTGGCCATCATCATGCAGATCTTCAGGACCCGCAGGTCGGCATCGGTCGATGACGCCAACCTGCTCAAGAACTAG
- the nuoI gene encoding NADH-quinone oxidoreductase subunit NuoI, which yields MLDFLNPVKGFGVTFHTMFTKVPTIEYPEVKRPTAPRFHGRHQLNRWPDGLEKCIGCELCAWACPADAIYVEGGDNTEDARFSPGERYGRVYQINYLRCILCGLCVEACPTRALTMTNDYELADDNRESLIWTKEQLLAPLREGMEAPPHPMRLGETQEDYYRSVNGASQDIENDGEAVR from the coding sequence GTGCTTGATTTCCTCAACCCCGTGAAGGGGTTCGGCGTCACCTTCCACACCATGTTCACGAAGGTGCCGACCATTGAGTATCCGGAGGTGAAGCGCCCGACAGCGCCCCGCTTCCACGGGCGGCACCAGCTCAACCGCTGGCCCGACGGGCTGGAGAAGTGCATCGGGTGCGAACTGTGCGCCTGGGCCTGCCCGGCGGACGCCATCTACGTGGAGGGCGGCGACAACACCGAGGACGCCCGGTTCTCGCCCGGCGAGCGGTACGGCCGGGTGTACCAGATCAACTACCTGCGGTGCATCCTGTGCGGGCTGTGCGTCGAGGCGTGCCCCACCCGGGCGCTGACCATGACCAACGACTACGAGCTCGCCGACGACAACCGCGAGAGCCTCATCTGGACCAAGGAGCAGCTGCTCGCGCCGCTGCGCGAGGGGATGGAGGCGCCGCCGCACCCGATGCGGCTCGGTGAGACCCAGGAGGACTACTACCGGTCCGTCAACGGCGCCTCCCAGGACATCGAGAACGACGGCGAGGCGGTCCGGTGA
- the nuoH gene encoding NADH-quinone oxidoreductase subunit NuoH, whose protein sequence is MPISPGDAGAGLVLAAEPGLDAFGGDPWWITLIKALAIFVFLMLCVLMMIMADRKVMGRMQQRHGPNRFGPWGLLQSLADGVKLSLKEDLIPRGVDRAVYIAAPMIAAVPAFIAFSVVPVGPEVTMFGVQTQLQLTDLPIAALVVLATAAVGVYGIVLGGWASQSPYALLGGLRASAQVISYEIAMSLSFVAVFMYAGTLTTSGIVDAQRPVWFAVILLPSFLVYVVTMVGETNRLPFDLAEGEGELVGGFMTEYSSMKFTMFFLAEYVNMVTVGAISVTFFLGGYLAPWPITAFWAGANEAWWPALWWLLKFMGVMFFFIWIRGTLPRIRYDQLMQLGWKVLIPVQLVWITALAIVRVMANEGAPLWATGGVGVVFAALFVASVYAMVRSEKRRRAAEAAEHHEELRRMRADASYGGFPVPPQNLPHYGSSVRAEEPRPTTNAPNRSEKREEVTGA, encoded by the coding sequence ATGCCCATCTCCCCGGGAGACGCGGGCGCCGGACTGGTGCTGGCCGCCGAGCCCGGGCTCGACGCGTTCGGCGGTGACCCGTGGTGGATCACCCTGATCAAGGCGCTCGCGATCTTCGTCTTCCTGATGCTGTGTGTGCTGATGATGATCATGGCCGACCGCAAGGTCATGGGCCGGATGCAGCAGCGCCACGGCCCCAACCGGTTCGGCCCCTGGGGGCTGCTCCAGTCCCTGGCCGACGGCGTCAAGCTGTCGCTGAAAGAGGACCTGATCCCGCGCGGGGTGGACCGGGCGGTCTACATCGCCGCGCCGATGATCGCCGCCGTCCCCGCGTTCATCGCCTTCTCGGTGGTCCCGGTCGGACCCGAGGTCACCATGTTCGGCGTCCAGACGCAGCTGCAGCTCACCGACCTGCCGATCGCGGCGCTGGTGGTGCTGGCGACCGCGGCGGTCGGCGTCTACGGCATCGTGCTCGGCGGCTGGGCCTCCCAGTCGCCCTACGCCCTGCTCGGCGGGCTGCGCGCCTCCGCGCAGGTCATCAGCTACGAGATCGCCATGTCCCTGTCGTTCGTGGCGGTGTTCATGTACGCCGGGACGCTCACCACCTCCGGCATCGTCGACGCCCAGCGCCCGGTGTGGTTCGCGGTCATCCTGCTCCCGTCGTTCCTCGTCTACGTGGTCACCATGGTCGGCGAGACCAACCGGCTGCCCTTCGACCTCGCCGAAGGTGAGGGCGAGCTGGTCGGCGGCTTCATGACCGAGTACTCCTCGATGAAGTTCACCATGTTCTTCCTCGCCGAGTACGTGAACATGGTGACCGTCGGGGCGATTTCGGTGACCTTCTTCCTCGGCGGCTACCTCGCCCCGTGGCCCATCACGGCCTTCTGGGCCGGGGCCAACGAGGCCTGGTGGCCCGCGCTGTGGTGGCTGCTCAAGTTCATGGGCGTCATGTTCTTCTTCATCTGGATCCGCGGCACCCTGCCCCGGATCCGCTACGACCAGCTCATGCAGCTCGGCTGGAAGGTCCTCATCCCGGTGCAGCTGGTCTGGATCACCGCGCTGGCGATCGTCCGCGTCATGGCCAACGAGGGCGCCCCGCTCTGGGCGACCGGCGGCGTGGGCGTCGTCTTCGCCGCGTTGTTCGTCGCCTCCGTCTACGCCATGGTCCGGTCGGAGAAGCGGCGGCGCGCCGCGGAGGCGGCCGAGCACCACGAGGAGCTCCGGCGGATGCGCGCGGACGCCTCCTACGGCGGATTCCCCGTGCCCCCGCAGAACCTGCCGCACTACGGCAGCAGCGTGCGCGCGGAGGAGCCGCGCCCCACCACGAACGCACCGAACCGATCCGAAAAGCGTGAGGAGGTTACCGGTGCTTGA